From one Rhopalosiphum padi isolate XX-2018 chromosome 2, ASM2088224v1, whole genome shotgun sequence genomic stretch:
- the LOC132920133 gene encoding uncharacterized protein LOC132920133, which produces MSADAKCPLSIVDMLLNDTSTLDDFDKPAPDDDTDRVLNWDLENDNFLDSLLKMENDTTPFEFLSSNDDFMSSAATTPRSYDNAESSSCSDSGLSSVDNMPFNPISESTQSDDVKPKMEFAYDSFVKEEIIDIDDEEEIDDDDIKHVKYEENDHKDDNSLEEKPTIIQQPQLLKTTPRTVVISPKQSKGPIGISKHLSKPVFIPINLSNVKTIKVVNQNGKTINADAFRRLQSINNGRRIFVRNNGSMVSKSMPALKQTKIVMSDCTSDESDSMYPRLHLSNEERKLMEKEGIKLPSHYPLTKHEERDLKRIRRKIRNKISAQDSRKRKKEYVDGLEERVKQCSDDNSKLIRNVRSLQTENERLRAALKRLQNAITPGGTTAQPATCLLVLMMSLALIAAPNLRPTVTDEKDIMSIEGQESNTAVPGRSRNLLFSKSGSPLSTSNLKDMLKMVANGSADGQSDTIMAELGELLDFNKSNNKDHDYSRTAMEDYYIPESDDGWTKATKRSAPSEWNNELVKPDVKNKRDTERVILVSSDEESY; this is translated from the exons ATGTCGGCCGACGCCAAGTGTCCGTTGAGCATCGTGGACATGCTGCTCAACGATACGTCGACGCTGGACGACTTCGACAAGCCGGCTCCAGACGACGACACCGAC AGAGTATTGAACTGGGACCTGGAGAACGACAATTTCCTTGACTCTCTGCTGAAAATGGAAAATGACACGACACCGTTTGAGTTTTTGTCCAGCAATGATGACTTCATGTCGAGTGCGGCCACCACGCCGAGATCCTACGACAACGCCGAGAGCAGTTCATGTTCAGACAGTG GACTTTCATCTGTGGATAATATGCCATTCAATCCAATATCAGAATCTACTCAGTCTGATGATGTCAAACCTAAAATGGAATTTGCATATGATTCTTTTGTCAAAGAGGAAATAATAGATATTGATGATGAAGAAGAAattgatgatgatgatattaaacatgtaaaatatgaagaaaatgACCATAAAGATGATAATAGTTTAGAAGAAAAACCTACTATTATTCAACAACCACAATTATTGAAAACTACACCTCGCACAGTAGTGATATCACCAAAACAGTCTAAAGGGCCAATTGGTATTTCTAAACATTTGTCAAAACCTGTTTTTATACCAATAAATTTATCTAATGTCAAAACAATTAAG gtgGTTAATCAGAATGGTAAAACAATCAATGCTGATGCATTCAGACGATTACAGTCCATAAACAATGGAAGAAGAATATTTGTGAGGAATAATGGTTCTATGGTTTCAAAATCCATGCCTGCATTAAAACAGACCAAAATTGTAATGTCTGACTGTACAAGTGATGAGTCCGATTCTATGTATCCACGGCTTCATTTATCAA ATGAAGAAAGAAAATTAATGGAGAAAGAAGGAATTAAATTGCCGTCACATTATCCTCTTACAAAGCACGAAGAAAGGGATTTGAAGCGAATTCGTcgtaaaataagaaataaaatttctGCACAAGATTCAAGAAAACGAAAGAAGGAATATGTTGATGGTCTTGAAGAAAG agTTAAACAGTGCTCTGATGACAATAGTAAGCTTATAAGAAATGTACGCTCACTTCAGACTGAAAATGAAAGATTAAGAGCAGCTTTAAAACGTTTACAAAATGCTATCACTCCAGGCGGTACAACAGCACAACCTGCCACATGTCTATTGGTTCTTATGATGTCATTAGCTTTAATAGCAGCACCTAATTTGAGGCCTACAGTAACTGACGAAAAAGATATAATGTCTATAGAAGGTCAGGAGTCTAATACAGCTGTTCCAG GTCGATCGAGAAACTTGTTATTCTCCAAATCAGGATCACCTTTGAGCACCAGTAATTTAAAGGATATGCTAAAGATGGTCGCAAATGGATCAGCTGATGGCCAAAGTGATACCATTATGGCTGAACTTGGCGAACTGTTGGATTTCAATAAAAGCAACAATAAAGATCATGATTATTCCAGAACAGCAATGGAAGATTATTATATACCCGAGTCCGATGATGGTTGGACCAAAGCTACAAAACGCTCTGCTCCATCTGAGTGGAACAATGAATTAGTAAAACCAGATGTTAAGAATAAACGAGATACAGAGCGTGTGATTCTTGTGTCAAGCGATGAGGAATCTTATTAA